Proteins encoded together in one Lathyrus oleraceus cultivar Zhongwan6 chromosome 5, CAAS_Psat_ZW6_1.0, whole genome shotgun sequence window:
- the LOC127085963 gene encoding putative pectinesterase/pectinesterase inhibitor 24, with the protein MSSFKSYGKVNELDQMMLEAKRKTRKRITIISLSSIILVTIVVASIFGVVNNKNNSKNDDNNNASQDPATSSIKAVCDVTLYKESCYESLGSVVNSSGKDFQPEELFKLSMNVALTYVSKAVEYFNEHGVFEKLIGDDDSRTKKALKNCKALFELAVDHLNNSVITSGENSSLLRVFDDLQTWLSAAGTYQETCIEGFEDGKEELKTSVISHLKNSTEYTSNSLAIITWINKVASTLNLRRLLSLPYENESPKWFHSKDRKLLVTKDLRSKADIVVAKDGSGKYRTISEALKHVADKSKKRVVIYVKKGIYYENVRVEKTKWNVMIIGDGMTSSVVSGKLNFVDGTPTFSSATFAVFGKNFIARDMGFRNTAGPQKHQAVALMTSADQAVYYKCHIDAYQDTLYAHSNRQFYRECNIYGTVDFIFGNSAVVIQNCNIMPKLPMHGQQITITAQGKTDPNMNTGISIQYCNISPFGNLSDVRTYLGRPWKNYSTTVYMRSRMEGFVNPNGWLPWVGNSAPDTIFYAEFQNVGAGSSTKNRVKWKGLKNITIKQASQFSVKSFIQGDRWIHASNAPFKSTI; encoded by the exons ATGTCTTCCTTCAAGTCCTATGGAAAAGTTAACGAACTTGATCAAATGATGTTAGAAGCAAAGAGAAAAACCCGAAAGAGAATCACAATCATAAGCTTATCTTCAATAATCTTAGTTACTATTGTAGTTGCATCTATATTTGGAGTTGTTAACAACAAAAACAACTCGAAAAACGATGATAACAATAACGCATCACAAGATCCTGCGACAAGTTCTATTAAAGCTGTTTGTGATGTGACATTGTACAAGGAATCATGTTATGAAAGCCTTGGTTCTGTTGTGAACTCATCAGGAAAAGATTTTCAACCTGAGGAGTTGTTTAAGTTATCAATGAATGTAGCTTTAACTTATGTGTCTAAAGCTGTTGAGTATTTCAACGAACATGGCGTTTTCGAAAAGTTGATTGGTGATGATGATAGTAGAACTAAGAAAGCTTTGAAAAACTGTAAGGCTCTTTTCGAACTCGCTGTTGATCATTTGAATAACTCGGTGATTACTTCCGGAGAAAATTCATCACTTCTTCGAGTTTTTGATGATCTCCAAACATGGTTAAGCGCCGCAG GTACATACCAAGAAACATGCATTGAAGGTTTTGAGGATGGAAAAGAAGAGCTTAAGACAAGTGTTATAAGCCATCTTAAAAATTCTACAGAATACACAAGCAATAGTCTCGCGATAATTACATGGATTAACAAGGTTGCGAGTACTCTAAATTTGAGGCGTTTACTGAGTTTACCTTACGAAAACGAATCGCCGAAGTGGTTTCATTCAAAAGATAGGAAGTTGCTTGTTACAAAGGATTTGAGATCAAAAGCTGATATTGTTGTGGCGAAAGATGGTAGTGGAAAATATAGAACTATATCTGAAGCACTTAAGCATGTTGCTGATAAGAGTAAGAAGAGGGTTGTGATTTATGTGAAGAAAGGGATTTACTATGAAAATGTAAGAGTTGAGAAAACAAAATGGAATGTTATGATTATTGGTGATGGTATGACTTCTTCCGTTGTTTCCGGTAAGCTTAACTTCGTCGATGGCACACCGACTTTTTCATCTGCAACATTTG CTGTGTTTGGGAAGAATTTCATAGCTAGAGACATGGGATTTCGCAACACGGCCGGTCCACAGAAGCATCAGGCAGTGGCACTAATGACAAGTGCTGATCAAGCAGTATACTATAAGTGTCACATTGATGCATATCAAGACACTCTTTATGCGCATTCGAATCGTCAATTCTATAGAGAATGCAACATTTACGGAACAGTCGATTTCATTTTCGGAAACTCTGCAGTTGTGATACAAAACTGCAACATTATGCCGAAGTTACCTATGCATGGACAACAGATCACAATCACAGCACAGGGAAAAACTGACCCTAACATGAACACAGGTATTTCAATTCAATATTGCAACATTTCGCCTTTTGGAAACTTGAGTGATGTTCGAACATACCTCGGAAGACCGTGGAAGAATTACTCGACAACGGTATACATGAGATCGAGAATGGAAGGTTTTGTTAACCCAAATGGTTGGTTACCTTGGGTAGGAAACTCAGCACCAGACACTATTTTTTATGCAGAATTTCAAAATGTTGGAGCAGGTTCTTCAACAAAGAATAGAGTAAAATGGAAGGGTTTGAAAAACATTACCATTAAACAAGCTAGTCAATTTTCAGTTAAGAGTTTTATTCAAGGTGATAGATGGATTCATGCATCAAATGCACCTTTTAAGTCTACTATATGA
- the LOC127085964 gene encoding probable pectinesterase/pectinesterase inhibitor 25, with product MSPPFSLLFFILLAPLLLLAQSPSPSSSPSAACKATLYPKLCRSILSTIRSSTSDPYNYGKFSIKQNLKLTKKLSKVFLDFLKRHQSSSSLNHEEFGALVDCKDLNQLNVDYLESISDELKSATSSSSDTELVDKIESYLSAVSTNHYTCFDGLVVTKSNIANALAVPLKDATQFYSVSLGLVSDALNKHMKRNKTRKHGLPNKSFKVRQPLEKLIKLLRTKYSCKKTLNCTNTRSERILKQSESQGILLNDYVLVSPYGNANHTSIGDAIAAAPNNSTPQDGYFLIYVREGYYDEYVIVPKEKKNILLVGDGINKTIITGNHSVIDGWTTFNSSTFAVSGERFIAVDITFRNTAGPEKHQAVAVRNNADLSTFYRCSFEGYQDTLYVHSLRQFYRDCKIYGTVDFIFGNAAVVFQNCNIYARKPLPNQKNAVTAQGRTDPNQNTGISIQNCTVDAAPDLADNSNSTLSYLGRPWKIYSRTVYMQSYIGDFVDPSGWLEWNGTLGLDTIFYGEFDNYGPGSSTDNRVQWPGYFLLNDTQAWNFTVLNFTLGNTWLPDTDIPYAEGLLN from the exons ATGTCACCACCATTTTCCCTTCTCTTTTTCATACTCTTAGCACCATTATTACTTCTAGCTCAATCTCCATCTCCATCTTCGTCTCCTTCGGCCGCGTGCAAAGCGACATTGTATCCAAAACTCTGTCGCTCGATTTTATCCACCATCCGATCATCGACTTCAGATCCATATAACTACGGAAAATTCTCCATAAAACAAAACCTTAAACTAACAAAAAAGCTCTCAAAAGTATTTCTCGATTTCCTCAAACGGCACCAATCGTCGTCCTCTCTAAACCATGAAGAGTTTGGCGCATTAGTTGATTGCAAAGACCTTAACCAGCTCAATGTAGACTACTTAGAATCAATCTCTGATGAACTCAAATCAGCCACTAGTTCATCCTCAGATACAGAACTTGTTGATAAAATTGAAAGCTATCTTAGTGCTGTTAGTACTAATCACTACACTTGCTTTGATGGGTTGGTGGTGACAAAAAGTAACATTGCTAATGCTCTTGCTGTTCCATTGAAAGATGCTACACAGTTTTATAGTGTCTCACTTGGATTGGTTAGTGATGCTTTGAATAAACACATGAAGAGGAATAAGACACGCAAACATGGTCTTCCTAATAAGTCATTCAAAGTTAGACAACCACTTGAGAAGCTTATCAAG CTTCTCCGGACAAAATATAGTTGCAAGAAAACATTAAATTGTACAAATACAAGAAGTGAAAGGATTCTTAAACAAAGTGAAAGCCAAGGAATTTTATTGAACGATTATGTGCTTGTGAGTCCTTATGGAAATGCCAACCACACTTCCATTGGAGATGCTATTGCTGCTGCACCAAATAACTCAACTCCACAAGATGGTTATTTTCTTATCTATGTTAGAGAAGGTTACTATGACGAATATGTCATTGTTCCTAAAGAAAAGAAGAATATTCTTCTTGTTGGAGATGGTATTAACAAAACAATCATCACAGGGAACCATAGTGTCATTGATGGTTGGACAACTTTCAATTCTTCCACCTTTG CTGTTTCTGGAGAAAGATTTATAGCAGTGGACATTACATTCAGAAACACAGCAGGTCCTGAAAAACATCAAGCAGTAGCCGTAAGAAACAATGCGGATCTCTCGACGTTCTACCGATGCAGCTTCGAAGGATATCAAGACACACTCTATGTTCATTCATTAAGACAATTCTATAGAGACTGCAAAATCTATGGAACCGTCGACTTCATATTCGGCAACGCAGCTGTAGTTTTCCAGAACTGCAACATCTATGCTAGAAAGCCACTTCCAAATCAGAAAAATGCTGTCACAGCACAAGGAAGAACCGATCCAAATCAAAACACTGGAATCTCAATCCAAAACTGCACTGTCGATGCTGCACCTGATTTGGCTGATAACTCGAACTCAACATTGAGTTACTTAGGTAGACCATGGAAGATTTACTCAAGAACTGTTTATATGCAATCCTACATTGGTGATTTTGTTGATCCTTCCGGTTGGTTAGAGTGGAACGGAACGCTCGGATTAGACACTATTTTCTACGGCGAGTTTGATAACTATGGACCTGGTTCTTCAACTGATAATAGGGTTCAATGGCCTGGTTATTTTCTTTTGAATGATACTCAAGCTTGGAATTTCACTGTTCTTAACTTTACTTTGGGAAATACATGGCTTCCTGATACAGATATACCTTACGCGGAAGGATTACTAAACTAA